One window from the genome of Halonatronomonas betaini encodes:
- the pncA gene encoding bifunctional nicotinamidase/pyrazinamidase, with product MNEALICVDLQNDFYEEGALPVAGASQINFTINKMLKEGDFKTIVASQDWHPENHASFASNHDKEPFSPYKGNLEGLGEVLWPDHCVQGTHGAEFHQDIDTDKFDLIIRKGQDLEVDSYSAFRDNDGTDLGLAAYLKGLNIKKIVLVGLALDVCVFYTALDGIKADFDVELILEASKGVNAEENDVENAIDKMIAKGVKVKERYI from the coding sequence ATGAATGAAGCATTAATCTGTGTTGATCTTCAAAATGATTTCTATGAAGAAGGTGCATTACCAGTTGCAGGTGCAAGTCAGATCAATTTTACCATTAATAAGATGCTTAAAGAGGGAGATTTCAAGACAATTGTTGCTTCCCAGGACTGGCATCCTGAAAATCATGCCAGTTTTGCATCAAATCACGATAAAGAGCCCTTTTCTCCATATAAAGGCAACCTCGAAGGTTTAGGAGAGGTTTTATGGCCAGATCACTGTGTCCAGGGAACTCATGGGGCAGAATTTCACCAGGATATCGATACTGATAAGTTTGACCTTATTATCCGGAAGGGACAGGACCTGGAAGTAGATAGTTATTCGGCTTTTAGAGATAATGATGGCACTGATTTAGGACTGGCTGCATATCTTAAGGGGCTTAATATCAAAAAAATAGTTCTGGTTGGACTTGCTTTAGATGTCTGTGTATTTTATACTGCCCTGGATGGCATTAAGGCCGACTTTGATGTTGAACTTATTCTAGAAGCTTCTAAAGGAGTAAATGCAGAGGAAAATGATGTTGAAAATGCTATTGATAAAATGATTGCAAAAGGTGTAAAAGTTAAGGAGAGATATATTTGA
- a CDS encoding glycosyl hydrolase family 65 protein, which yields MHELTNRYSTKTGQEIIEVDFTEDLIIPSGSNLLIGNGYLGYRGIEANWEATEFSGCIVSDTYDKADGKWRELVNAPNGLYFNIIVDGQPLAKFPDVTSENESLRRSLDLRSGLYNSIRKFNLNDTNFILETNRFASLEQLELILANYKIIADTDVRIKIQAGIDKKCWDLNGKHLEDFKEFNQDKLLSILATTVESNINLSVSSLLNIANNSKEKIELINEDNKYLLEFDLSLEANQPVELEQYMAVTHSNQRNNPLQDSKEIVKEAKESGFKLLFENQLENWNKIWNKWGVKIGGSVKDQALINFNLYHNRIATPAYSERLPIGARGLSCQAYQGAAFWDQEIFNLPVYLYTEPEIAKNILKYRYHTLPGARKKAEDLGYKGAFYAWISGKTGEELCPDFFFEDVLTGRKIRNHFNDWQIHVSPDIAYTVWHYYQATGDIDFIIDYGSEIIFEIARFLYSRAHFNKNKKEFELIRLLGPDEYHENVDNNVFTLYQSKYALDKALKIYKIMERDYPDRLAVLKEKIELKDEEVANWKEMAALIKKPEPDPETGLIEQHDGYFQLEDTTPEVLEERLQDPGEYWGWPNGVAHHTQVIKQADLIQLFWLQPELFSDRVKEKNLDYYLPRTEHGSSLSPSAYAIEEARQGRTEKARERLIHSASIDLENTNKAVSGGTFIGGIHTAACGATWQVLTFGFAGLHFIEDEKNGIYPEIKAAFKPEIPAAWDYYQFNLKLSNQDLTIRVETDTIIMTASENNNEEINLKVSEEFVNIAPGITRKIRR from the coding sequence ATGCATGAATTGACCAATAGATATAGTACAAAGACAGGACAGGAGATAATCGAAGTTGATTTTACTGAAGATCTAATAATTCCAAGTGGCAGTAATCTCTTAATTGGAAACGGATATTTAGGCTATAGAGGAATTGAAGCAAACTGGGAAGCCACAGAATTTAGTGGCTGTATAGTTTCAGATACCTATGATAAGGCAGATGGAAAGTGGAGAGAGCTGGTCAATGCTCCCAATGGTCTTTATTTTAACATCATTGTTGATGGCCAGCCTCTTGCAAAATTTCCTGATGTAACCTCTGAAAATGAATCTCTTAGACGATCCCTTGATTTAAGATCTGGCCTTTATAATTCTATAAGAAAATTTAATTTAAACGATACAAATTTTATCCTTGAAACAAATAGATTTGCCAGTCTGGAGCAATTAGAACTAATCCTGGCAAACTATAAAATAATTGCAGATACTGATGTAAGAATTAAGATTCAGGCCGGTATCGATAAGAAATGCTGGGATTTAAATGGCAAGCATCTCGAAGATTTTAAAGAATTTAATCAGGATAAACTCTTATCAATTTTAGCCACTACTGTTGAGAGTAATATTAATCTTTCAGTATCCTCTTTATTAAATATTGCTAATAACTCTAAAGAAAAGATAGAACTTATTAATGAGGATAATAAATATCTGCTGGAGTTTGATTTAAGTTTAGAGGCCAATCAACCAGTAGAATTAGAACAGTATATGGCAGTGACCCACTCCAATCAGCGGAATAATCCATTGCAGGATTCAAAGGAAATAGTAAAAGAAGCTAAAGAATCCGGCTTTAAGCTTTTATTTGAAAATCAGTTAGAAAACTGGAATAAAATCTGGAATAAATGGGGAGTTAAAATAGGTGGTTCAGTTAAAGACCAGGCCTTAATTAACTTCAATCTCTATCATAATCGAATAGCTACTCCTGCCTATTCAGAAAGGCTTCCAATTGGCGCCAGAGGCCTTTCCTGTCAGGCATATCAGGGAGCTGCTTTCTGGGATCAGGAAATCTTTAACCTGCCAGTATACCTTTATACTGAGCCAGAAATAGCAAAAAATATTCTTAAATATCGTTACCATACCCTTCCTGGGGCCAGAAAGAAGGCAGAGGATTTAGGTTATAAAGGTGCTTTTTATGCCTGGATTTCCGGTAAAACCGGTGAAGAGCTCTGCCCTGATTTCTTTTTTGAAGATGTACTTACAGGTAGAAAGATAAGAAATCACTTTAATGACTGGCAGATCCATGTTTCACCGGATATAGCCTATACAGTCTGGCATTATTACCAGGCTACCGGTGATATTGACTTTATTATTGATTATGGTAGTGAGATAATATTTGAAATAGCAAGGTTTTTATATTCCAGAGCCCATTTTAATAAAAACAAAAAAGAATTTGAATTGATCCGTTTACTTGGCCCGGATGAATATCATGAAAATGTTGATAATAACGTCTTTACACTCTATCAGAGTAAGTATGCTTTAGATAAAGCCTTAAAGATTTATAAAATTATGGAGCGAGATTATCCTGATAGACTGGCAGTATTAAAAGAGAAAATCGAGTTAAAGGATGAAGAAGTGGCGAACTGGAAAGAGATGGCTGCATTAATTAAAAAGCCAGAGCCAGATCCAGAAACCGGTCTAATTGAACAGCATGACGGTTATTTTCAGCTAGAGGATACAACCCCTGAAGTATTAGAGGAGAGGCTTCAGGATCCTGGTGAATACTGGGGCTGGCCAAATGGAGTAGCCCATCATACCCAGGTAATTAAACAGGCCGATCTGATCCAGTTATTCTGGCTCCAGCCTGAACTCTTTAGCGATAGAGTTAAAGAAAAAAACCTTGACTATTATCTTCCTAGAACTGAGCATGGCTCATCATTAAGTCCTTCAGCCTATGCGATCGAAGAAGCCAGACAGGGCAGAACAGAAAAAGCCAGGGAGAGATTGATCCATTCAGCTTCAATAGATTTAGAAAACACCAATAAAGCTGTCAGTGGGGGTACTTTTATCGGCGGAATTCATACAGCTGCCTGTGGGGCAACCTGGCAGGTATTAACATTTGGTTTTGCCGGTCTCCACTTTATTGAAGATGAAAAAAACGGTATTTATCCAGAGATTAAAGCTGCTTTTAAACCTGAAATACCAGCAGCCTGGGATTATTATCAATTTAATCTAAAATTGTCGAATCAAGACTTAACTATTAGAGTTGAAACTGATACAATTATAATGACAGCCTCAGAAAATAATAATGAGGAAATTAATTTAAAGGTTAGCGAAGAATTTGTAAATATAGCACCTGGTATCACTAGAAAAATTCGCCGCTAG
- a CDS encoding YlbF family regulator produces the protein MALIEKAEALADEIVESSEFKEMKRAEKNITEDDEAKELMEEFQSAQQRVQMAQMNGQSLGQDQQKEIQNLQAKMQSNPKISDFIEAQQNFSKVMETVNQTISEAIENSEAGSIITE, from the coding sequence ATGGCATTAATCGAAAAAGCAGAAGCATTAGCTGACGAAATTGTTGAATCCAGTGAATTTAAAGAAATGAAGAGAGCTGAAAAAAATATCACTGAAGATGATGAAGCTAAGGAACTTATGGAAGAATTTCAGTCTGCCCAGCAGAGAGTCCAGATGGCTCAAATGAATGGCCAGTCTCTTGGCCAAGATCAGCAGAAAGAAATCCAGAATCTTCAGGCTAAGATGCAGTCCAATCCTAAAATCAGTGACTTTATTGAAGCTCAGCAAAATTTCTCTAAAGTAATGGAAACAGTAAATCAGACTATTAGTGAAGCTATTGAAAACAGTGAAGCTGGCTCAATTATTACTGAGTAA
- a CDS encoding LacI family DNA-binding transcriptional regulator, whose product MLAVTIKDVANLAGVSPATVSRVINNSSLVKEETAEKVNEAIDKLNYQINESARVLRTNCSSLIGVIGAGMDNPFLMKLLKGVEASAKAHGFNLIFGDSEGELEQELKYLNILNQRRVDGLIIITASIYNNLLDEIKSKGIPAVFASGYVNDNEIPCISVNNTRAAEDVIDYLYDLGHRKFGIIRGTYSDLVTSGERIKGVKSSFQKHQIDFNSVPIYEGDFSFESGSVAAKKILSDNPETTAIFCFDDKMAIGAIRGAEELGYNIPEDLSIVGFDDIELSSYVKPALTTIHQSGYDMGYQAMEFLNKIIDGEDPGKLKEFLPHELKIRESSGTPPT is encoded by the coding sequence ATGTTGGCTGTTACTATAAAAGATGTTGCAAATCTTGCAGGTGTTTCACCTGCTACAGTTTCCCGGGTAATCAATAATAGCTCTTTAGTTAAAGAAGAGACTGCTGAAAAAGTTAATGAAGCTATAGATAAATTAAATTATCAGATCAATGAATCTGCCAGGGTTTTAAGAACAAACTGCAGCAGTTTAATAGGTGTGATTGGAGCAGGGATGGATAACCCATTTTTAATGAAATTATTGAAAGGGGTTGAGGCTTCAGCAAAAGCTCATGGTTTTAACCTTATCTTCGGAGATTCAGAAGGAGAGTTAGAACAGGAACTTAAGTATTTAAATATCCTGAATCAGAGAAGAGTCGATGGGTTAATTATTATAACTGCAAGTATATATAATAATCTGCTTGATGAGATAAAATCCAAAGGTATTCCAGCCGTCTTTGCCTCTGGTTATGTTAATGATAATGAAATCCCCTGTATTAGTGTCAATAATACAAGAGCAGCTGAAGATGTTATCGATTACTTATACGATTTAGGTCACCGTAAATTTGGAATAATTAGAGGTACTTATTCAGATTTAGTGACAAGTGGTGAGAGAATCAAAGGAGTTAAATCCTCCTTTCAAAAACATCAGATAGATTTTAATTCAGTCCCAATTTATGAAGGAGATTTCTCCTTTGAAAGCGGTTCTGTAGCCGCTAAAAAAATATTATCAGATAACCCAGAAACAACGGCAATTTTCTGTTTTGATGATAAAATGGCAATAGGTGCTATCAGAGGTGCTGAAGAGCTTGGCTATAATATTCCTGAAGATTTATCTATTGTAGGGTTTGATGATATAGAATTATCAAGTTATGTTAAACCAGCTTTAACAACTATTCATCAGTCCGGTTATGATATGGGGTATCAGGCCATGGAATTCTTAAATAAAATTATTGATGGAGAAGATCCTGGCAAATTAAAGGAATTCCTCCCCCATGAATTAAAGATTAGAGAAAGTAGCGGAACTCCACCGACATAA
- a CDS encoding MalY/PatB family protein has product MYNFDKKVERKGTSSVKWDKVDEIFNREDIIPLWVADSDWETAPEIIESIKDRVEHGVFGYTYPAEEYKNVIVDWYKKRYNWDIESDWITLLSGVVPGINIALRAFTRPGDSVIVQPPVYYPFFSAVKNSGNILLENQLVLREENGSRRYRIDWIDLEKKINENPGTSALIFCYPHNPVGRVWKPDELNKLLSIADKYNLLIISDEIHADFVYNGGHQPLAAIRPDMREQIITISAPSKSFNIAGLATAYAIIPDTNYKKRFEKAAEGIQPALNPLGLTALKSAYEDGEDWLESQNKYIKDNYKLVSDSIAKIPGIELIKSEGTYLVWLDFRKTGLTDQELEDLLFHEAKLGLEPGHWFGKGGRGFFRMNLATQRYNIEEALIRLKDLMSNRFANLEVDIDGQ; this is encoded by the coding sequence ATGTATAATTTCGATAAAAAGGTTGAAAGAAAAGGAACTTCATCAGTGAAATGGGATAAAGTTGATGAAATTTTTAATAGAGAAGATATAATTCCTCTCTGGGTTGCAGATTCTGACTGGGAAACTGCCCCGGAGATAATTGAATCTATAAAAGATAGAGTAGAGCATGGTGTTTTTGGATATACTTATCCAGCAGAAGAATATAAAAATGTGATTGTCGACTGGTATAAAAAAAGATATAACTGGGATATAGAATCTGACTGGATTACATTACTTTCAGGAGTTGTACCTGGAATTAATATTGCCTTAAGGGCTTTTACAAGACCAGGTGATTCTGTAATCGTTCAGCCTCCAGTATATTATCCATTTTTCTCAGCTGTTAAAAACAGCGGCAATATTTTATTGGAAAATCAGCTTGTCTTAAGAGAAGAAAATGGCAGCAGGAGATATAGGATAGACTGGATTGACCTGGAGAAAAAGATTAACGAAAATCCAGGCACATCTGCCTTAATCTTCTGTTATCCCCATAATCCAGTTGGCAGAGTCTGGAAGCCAGATGAACTTAATAAACTACTTTCTATAGCAGATAAATATAACCTATTAATAATTTCAGACGAAATTCATGCTGATTTTGTTTATAATGGAGGGCATCAGCCACTGGCAGCAATCAGGCCTGATATGCGAGAGCAAATAATTACTATCTCAGCCCCGAGTAAATCCTTTAATATTGCAGGCCTGGCTACAGCCTATGCGATTATACCTGATACCAACTATAAAAAGAGATTTGAAAAAGCTGCAGAGGGTATTCAACCAGCTTTAAATCCACTGGGATTAACAGCTTTAAAATCAGCCTATGAAGATGGCGAAGACTGGCTTGAAAGTCAAAATAAATATATAAAAGATAACTATAAACTTGTAAGTGATAGTATTGCAAAGATTCCAGGTATTGAACTAATAAAATCAGAGGGTACATATTTAGTCTGGTTAGATTTTAGAAAGACTGGCCTGACTGATCAGGAATTAGAAGACTTATTATTTCATGAAGCTAAATTAGGACTTGAGCCTGGTCACTGGTTTGGCAAAGGTGGCAGAGGATTTTTCAGAATGAATTTAGCAACCCAGAGATATAATATTGAAGAAGCCCTGATAAGGCTAAAAGACCTTATGTCTAATAGATTTGCAAATCTGGAGGTAGATATAGATGGCCAATAA
- a CDS encoding NAD(P)/FAD-dependent oxidoreductase: MANKNIIVIGGGPAGMMAALTAKTSDTRVRILEKNNNFGKKLLLTGDGRCNLTSTYEPGEIIDSQVFMANNFLYSALYSFSPADTWRFFNELGVELKEERGRRVYPVSDRSSQVRDALVEEMKRSGIEINTGYNVKSLWLDKGDLKGVILDNDKKINGDKVIVATGGITYPETGSDGTGYKLAAMAGHEIVGPSLALVPIKVRNNWTEKVAGLKLKNIELKLFSRDSGKPLYHQRGELIIEKKRLTGALALEASCFMEEPYNNYRVKLDLKPALTMAELEARLEREFKEMGNKFFKNSLDNLLPAWLRPVIVKLSSIGSTKNANQINAEERKHLAGLLKELTLSVTGIGSQDEAIITAGGVSVDLIDPANLESKLISGLHFAGEVLEPTAFTGGHNLQIAFSTGYLAGLEK, encoded by the coding sequence ATGGCCAATAAGAATATAATTGTTATTGGTGGTGGGCCTGCTGGTATGATGGCAGCTTTAACAGCTAAAACTTCAGACACCAGAGTTAGAATTTTAGAAAAAAATAATAACTTTGGCAAAAAACTTCTTTTAACCGGTGATGGTCGCTGTAATCTAACTTCTACCTATGAACCTGGAGAAATTATCGATAGTCAGGTCTTTATGGCAAATAATTTCTTATATAGTGCCTTATATAGCTTTTCCCCTGCTGATACCTGGCGATTTTTTAATGAGCTTGGTGTTGAACTAAAAGAAGAAAGAGGCAGGAGGGTTTACCCGGTATCAGATAGATCCTCACAGGTAAGAGATGCTTTAGTTGAGGAGATGAAACGTTCTGGAATTGAAATCAATACAGGCTATAATGTTAAATCTCTCTGGCTGGATAAAGGTGATTTAAAGGGAGTAATTTTAGATAATGATAAAAAGATTAATGGCGATAAAGTTATAGTGGCAACAGGAGGAATAACCTATCCTGAGACTGGTTCTGATGGTACCGGTTATAAGCTGGCAGCTATGGCCGGTCATGAGATAGTCGGGCCGAGTTTAGCCCTGGTACCAATAAAAGTTAGAAATAACTGGACTGAAAAGGTGGCTGGCCTTAAATTAAAGAATATCGAATTAAAATTATTTTCCCGTGATTCAGGAAAACCATTATATCATCAGCGAGGAGAATTAATCATTGAAAAGAAGAGGCTGACAGGGGCTCTGGCTTTAGAAGCCAGTTGTTTTATGGAAGAGCCATATAATAATTATAGAGTAAAATTAGATTTAAAACCTGCCCTTACAATGGCTGAGCTTGAAGCCAGACTTGAAAGAGAATTTAAAGAGATGGGCAATAAGTTCTTTAAAAATAGTTTAGATAACCTGCTTCCAGCCTGGTTAAGACCGGTTATTGTCAAGCTCTCTTCAATTGGCTCAACAAAAAATGCCAATCAGATAAATGCTGAAGAGAGAAAACATCTGGCAGGTTTATTAAAGGAGCTTACTTTATCAGTAACTGGAATTGGTAGTCAGGATGAGGCTATTATTACTGCAGGTGGGGTCTCAGTAGATTTAATTGATCCAGCTAATTTAGAATCAAAATTAATTTCAGGACTTCATTTTGCAGGAGAAGTATTAGAACCAACTGCCTTTACAGGAGGCCATAATCTTCAAATTGCATTTTCAACAGGTTATCTGGCCGGGCTTGAAAAATAA
- a CDS encoding THUMP domain-containing class I SAM-dependent RNA methyltransferase has translation MNKLRIMVSTTFGVEAIVKKELRKLNYNVERVKNGRIEFEGTAEDLARVNLHLRAAERVYLKLAEFTARDFDELYDQVNELEWQDLIPYKGKFPVTGKSSKSQLHNVPACQSIIKKSIVDKLQSKYGEGRLPETGETYPVNFMINKDRVIIALDASGTGLHKRGYRQEAGPAPIKETIAAAMIYLSKWNRDRILIDPFCGSGTILIEAALMARKIAPGLNRDFVSEDWAFLPENLYDEMRTEARDKIWTDAEPRMLAGYDQDQRSVKQAIYNSRRAGVEEMIHFQQQELADFSTNRKYGYIISNPPYGERMAEDEVRELYELMGNKFLPLDTWSFYILTAHPDFEKYFGKEASKRRKLYNGGLECQFYQYYGPWPPSDGSDY, from the coding sequence TTGAATAAATTAAGAATTATGGTTTCAACTACTTTTGGTGTTGAAGCTATTGTGAAAAAGGAATTAAGAAAATTAAATTATAATGTTGAGCGGGTTAAGAATGGCCGGATTGAATTTGAAGGTACTGCTGAAGATTTAGCCAGGGTTAATCTTCATTTAAGGGCAGCTGAAAGGGTCTATTTAAAATTAGCAGAATTTACTGCCAGGGATTTTGATGAACTTTATGATCAGGTTAATGAATTAGAATGGCAGGATCTAATTCCTTATAAGGGTAAATTCCCGGTTACAGGTAAATCAAGTAAATCTCAGCTCCATAATGTCCCGGCCTGTCAATCAATTATTAAGAAATCTATTGTTGATAAATTACAGAGTAAATATGGTGAGGGGCGTCTACCAGAGACTGGAGAAACCTATCCAGTTAATTTTATGATTAATAAAGATAGGGTTATTATTGCCCTTGATGCCAGTGGGACAGGACTCCATAAGCGTGGTTATAGACAGGAAGCCGGTCCTGCTCCAATCAAGGAAACTATTGCGGCAGCCATGATTTACCTTAGCAAATGGAATAGAGATAGAATTCTAATAGATCCATTCTGTGGTTCAGGAACTATTCTGATTGAAGCTGCTTTAATGGCTCGAAAAATAGCCCCAGGTTTAAATAGAGATTTTGTCAGTGAAGACTGGGCTTTTCTGCCAGAAAATCTTTATGATGAGATGAGGACTGAAGCCAGAGATAAGATCTGGACAGATGCCGAGCCTAGAATGCTGGCAGGTTATGACCAGGACCAGCGCTCAGTTAAACAGGCTATCTATAATTCAAGACGGGCTGGAGTTGAAGAGATGATTCATTTTCAGCAGCAGGAACTTGCTGATTTTTCAACAAACCGCAAATATGGTTATATCATTTCTAACCCTCCATACGGTGAAAGAATGGCTGAGGATGAGGTCAGGGAATTATATGAACTAATGGGTAATAAGTTTTTACCGTTAGACACCTGGTCATTTTATATCCTGACTGCCCACCCGGATTTCGAAAAGTATTTCGGTAAAGAAGCAAGTAAAAGGAGAAAATTATATAATGGCGGCCTGGAATGCCAGTTTTATCAGTATTATGGTCCATGGCCACCATCTGATGGAAGTGATTATTAA
- a CDS encoding glutamate-cysteine ligase family protein, with protein sequence MANHREAYVEQLFAHFKQNETDQQDYRLGIEFEHFLVHNDNLRAVHYYGDKGIASLLSRLAGSTWQVCNLGDDKKHIICLNKNNDEINLEPGGQIEFSFSPKNSIREIEKTYNTMINDLEPILKDNNYNLITLGYQPVTKINELKILPKKRYKMMFDHFKKRGDLAHNMMLGTASTQISLDYSSEEDFSKKFAVASWLSPIIYATLDNTPIFEGKRTSEYAVRAKIWNDCDADRCGILEKSIEGNFTYKDYAEYIVDLPAIVDPAGEKPEPTELTFGEVFNKEVLTAEDIELMLSFSFTDVRLKEYLEIRMADSFPLPLALGYLALLKGIFYDQRNLDYFFKQVQKTSTAQVKKALKAITEKGCQLPYNDSIMMMDWLDILIERSLQGLSKSDQNYLLYLKNYLKDYLPPRKATGNTGNLKNDLDYSLVLPGSDIKDGYRKFK encoded by the coding sequence ATGGCAAATCATAGAGAGGCTTATGTAGAACAACTGTTTGCTCACTTTAAACAGAATGAGACCGACCAACAGGATTATAGATTAGGAATTGAATTCGAACATTTTTTAGTCCATAATGATAATTTAAGAGCAGTTCATTATTATGGTGATAAAGGGATTGCAAGTTTATTAAGCAGGCTGGCTGGTTCAACCTGGCAGGTCTGTAATTTAGGCGATGATAAAAAGCATATTATCTGTTTAAATAAGAATAATGATGAAATAAATTTAGAACCAGGTGGCCAGATAGAATTTAGCTTCAGCCCTAAAAATTCTATCAGGGAAATTGAAAAAACCTATAATACTATGATTAATGATCTGGAACCTATTCTTAAAGATAATAATTATAATTTAATTACCCTGGGCTACCAACCTGTTACGAAAATTAACGAATTAAAGATTCTTCCTAAAAAGAGATATAAAATGATGTTTGACCACTTCAAAAAAAGAGGGGACCTGGCTCATAATATGATGCTAGGAACAGCATCAACCCAGATTAGTCTGGATTATAGCAGCGAAGAAGATTTTTCTAAAAAGTTTGCAGTTGCCAGCTGGTTAAGTCCAATAATATATGCTACCCTGGATAATACCCCGATTTTTGAGGGTAAAAGAACCAGTGAATATGCTGTTAGAGCAAAGATCTGGAATGATTGTGATGCAGATCGTTGCGGAATTTTAGAAAAATCAATCGAAGGAAACTTTACATATAAAGATTATGCTGAATATATAGTTGATCTACCGGCAATTGTTGATCCAGCAGGAGAAAAACCAGAACCGACTGAACTTACATTTGGAGAGGTATTCAATAAGGAAGTATTAACAGCTGAAGATATTGAGCTAATGCTCTCTTTTTCCTTTACTGACGTTAGATTAAAGGAATATTTAGAGATCAGGATGGCAGATTCATTTCCTCTACCACTGGCACTTGGCTATCTGGCATTATTAAAAGGGATCTTTTATGATCAGCGTAATTTGGATTATTTCTTTAAACAGGTTCAAAAGACATCGACTGCACAAGTAAAGAAAGCTCTTAAAGCAATAACAGAAAAGGGCTGTCAGTTGCCTTATAATGACAGTATTATGATGATGGATTGGCTTGATATCTTAATAGAAAGGTCATTACAGGGTCTTTCAAAGAGTGATCAGAACTATCTTTTATACTTAAAAAATTATTTAAAGGATTATCTGCCTCCAAGAAAAGCAACTGGTAATACCGGTAATTTAAAAAATGATCTTGATTATTCTTTAGTTCTTCCTGGGAGTGATATTAAAGATGGATATAGAAAGTTTAAATAA
- a CDS encoding glutathionylspermidine synthase family protein — protein MDIESLNNAYLDLFINNKEEFLDDFKNKLWPELEASSVRYKGRPVPFLYHPFMLDRTEWNRLKELVYHFNEILYKVIARYINNSEFRSYFPFSEEMEEYILLEPGYSNPYPVARFDLFYYQDSIKFCELNTDGTSAMNEVRGIQEIVANSAAVTQFKEDNNLELKGFELFDSLIDIMLEKYNEFLSNKAHPEVDFNKDKPVIGIVDFSKDGTISEFKEFQRWFDKRGILSYIIDPRDVENKDDGLYYNNKRVDFVYRRATTSRLFDHFDEIQDFLSAYKEGKFCMFGSFRSQIIHNKAIFQILSTGEYVDFLDESDLQFIADHIPETCLLTEATIEKKQIKSQKNDYILKPDDGFACKGIKLGKESDQNDWEEFVDDAVCKPYLCQSYCQPPTRKMISIDNDKTGIDLYYYQIGLYVFDGQVHGIYNRAGREKIIGSSYECFTVPTYIVSKSE, from the coding sequence ATGGATATAGAAAGTTTAAATAATGCATATCTTGACTTATTTATAAATAATAAAGAAGAATTTCTAGATGACTTTAAAAATAAATTATGGCCAGAATTAGAAGCCAGTTCAGTTCGTTATAAAGGAAGGCCAGTCCCATTTTTATATCATCCATTTATGCTCGACAGAACCGAGTGGAATAGGTTGAAAGAGCTGGTTTACCATTTCAATGAAATTTTATATAAGGTGATTGCCAGGTATATTAATAATAGTGAATTCCGTTCATATTTTCCTTTTTCCGAGGAGATGGAGGAATATATCTTACTTGAACCAGGTTATAGCAATCCCTATCCTGTGGCCAGATTTGATTTATTTTACTATCAGGACTCTATTAAATTTTGTGAGCTTAATACAGATGGAACTTCAGCAATGAATGAAGTCAGAGGTATTCAGGAGATAGTTGCTAATAGTGCTGCAGTTACTCAATTTAAAGAGGATAATAACCTTGAGTTAAAAGGGTTTGAGCTCTTTGATAGCCTGATAGATATTATGCTTGAAAAGTATAATGAGTTTTTAAGCAATAAAGCTCATCCAGAAGTAGATTTTAATAAAGATAAACCAGTCATTGGTATCGTTGATTTTAGCAAGGATGGTACAATCAGTGAATTTAAAGAATTCCAGCGCTGGTTTGATAAAAGAGGTATTTTATCTTATATTATAGACCCGAGAGATGTTGAAAATAAAGACGATGGGCTATATTATAATAACAAAAGGGTAGATTTTGTCTATAGACGGGCAACAACCAGTAGATTATTTGATCATTTTGATGAAATACAGGACTTTCTGTCAGCCTATAAAGAGGGTAAATTCTGCATGTTCGGAAGTTTTCGGTCTCAGATAATTCATAATAAAGCTATCTTCCAGATATTAAGTACTGGAGAATATGTTGATTTCCTTGATGAATCTGATCTCCAATTTATAGCTGACCATATTCCTGAAACCTGCCTTTTAACTGAAGCTACTATTGAAAAAAAGCAGATCAAGTCACAAAAGAATGATTATATTTTAAAGCCTGATGATGGATTTGCCTGTAAAGGTATAAAATTAGGCAAAGAATCTGATCAGAATGATTGGGAAGAGTTTGTAGATGACGCTGTCTGTAAACCATATCTCTGTCAGAGTTACTGTCAGCCACCAACTAGAAAGATGATCTCAATTGACAATGACAAAACAGGTATAGACCTCTATTATTATCAAATAGGATTATATGTATTTGATGGCCAGGTTCATGGTATTTATAACCGGGCCGGAAGAGAAAAAATTATCGGTTCCAGCTATGAATGCTTTACAGTTCCGACTTATATTGTCTCAAAATCAGAGTAA